The following coding sequences are from one Candidatus Borkfalkia ceftriaxoniphila window:
- a CDS encoding LytR/AlgR family response regulator transcription factor, whose amino-acid sequence MDKAVSFAVCDDDEIICEAICNRIDKLLAKFGLSASIDKYVSPVALYKNIEGGQRKYDALFLDIDMPKLNGIDLAKAIKKAEEAPDIIFVSNREEMVFDTFSVRPFGFVRKNNFTNDLIDTLRSYVNTRMNKNAYIGIKTNNNSVVRKLKVSDIVYIESFRYKQYIYMADNEEIECRMSMEEFEKKLANYDIVRMYKGYLVNLKYVQKIERTGVLVNYKGGVNINVSRDKVQELKAIYLNYLRKMGTVLFNGES is encoded by the coding sequence TTGGATAAAGCGGTTTCGTTCGCGGTATGCGACGATGACGAAATTATTTGCGAAGCCATTTGCAACAGGATCGACAAATTACTTGCTAAATTCGGGCTGAGCGCGTCCATTGACAAATATGTTTCTCCCGTTGCGCTATATAAAAACATCGAAGGCGGGCAAAGAAAGTACGATGCTCTGTTTTTGGATATCGATATGCCCAAACTAAACGGCATCGACCTTGCGAAAGCGATAAAAAAGGCGGAGGAAGCGCCGGATATTATTTTTGTTTCAAACCGCGAAGAAATGGTGTTCGATACCTTTTCGGTGCGTCCGTTCGGATTTGTGCGGAAAAATAATTTTACAAACGATCTGATCGATACTTTGCGTTCTTATGTCAATACGCGAATGAACAAAAACGCTTATATCGGGATCAAGACGAACAATAACTCCGTTGTAAGAAAACTTAAGGTAAGCGACATCGTCTATATCGAAAGTTTCCGTTATAAGCAATATATCTATATGGCGGATAACGAAGAGATCGAATGCAGGATGTCTATGGAAGAATTTGAGAAAAAACTTGCAAACTACGATATCGTGCGGATGTATAAGGGATACCTGGTCAATTTAAAGTATGTACAGAAAATAGAAAGAACGGGGGTTTTGGTCAATTATAAGGGCGGGGTGAACATAAATGTGAGCAGAGACAAAGTTCAGGAGTTAAAAGCGATTTATCTCAATTATTTACGAAAAATGGGCACCGTACTTTTTAACGGAGAGTCGTAA
- a CDS encoding leucine-rich repeat protein → MENIRLKRFTAVVLASFFAVFLLVVPFLTIFIVGTATAPQYAQTYYGELSKMYERLQETENKKIVVIGNSNVAFGVDSALFERLLGQAGLDFTVCNMGLYGALGTKMMMEIADAYIGEGDIVIFTPEIDSQSLSLYFSAEEAWMALDSDLSMFGEFSAQTKGNLVGSFASYASKKYRLWQSGLPAQPSGVYAQASFDEHCDLKNFGRPFNMLADSVDMNNPISLDVSLYREEFIAYVNEFFKEIHKRGASMYYSFPPMNRAAVTENSLAGISEFYDFVCDRFDFPVISDIEDYIMDKEWFFDSNYHLNDSGMAVRTVQLVNDLKNQLGNTTKTEYVLPQKPVKPQEDIEGEGDNSCAEYFTYQQNGNYYAVTGLTPEGAQKKHLIVPYQVNGLYVKSFSASVFSGNEIVESITIQGNIRSVSDNSFKGCTNLKKIVLKHTEPSQITVGYGLLNGTSSAIYVSESSVSAFKNNYFWGHYAENIYGTESFG, encoded by the coding sequence ATGGAAAATATACGTTTAAAAAGATTTACCGCGGTAGTTCTGGCGTCTTTCTTTGCTGTATTTTTACTCGTTGTTCCGTTTTTGACGATTTTTATCGTAGGCACAGCGACGGCGCCGCAATACGCGCAGACCTATTACGGCGAATTGTCGAAAATGTATGAAAGACTGCAAGAAACCGAGAATAAAAAAATCGTGGTCATAGGCAATTCGAATGTTGCGTTCGGCGTCGATTCGGCGCTCTTCGAGCGCTTGCTCGGCCAAGCAGGCTTGGACTTTACTGTATGTAATATGGGATTATACGGTGCGTTGGGAACGAAAATGATGATGGAGATCGCCGATGCTTATATCGGCGAAGGAGATATCGTCATTTTTACGCCGGAAATAGATTCGCAGTCGCTCTCTCTGTATTTTTCCGCCGAAGAGGCATGGATGGCGCTCGATTCCGATTTGAGCATGTTCGGTGAATTTTCCGCGCAGACGAAAGGGAATCTGGTAGGCAGTTTTGCTTCTTACGCTTCGAAAAAGTACCGATTGTGGCAAAGCGGTCTGCCTGCGCAGCCGAGCGGTGTGTATGCGCAGGCATCGTTCGACGAACACTGCGACCTTAAAAATTTCGGGCGGCCGTTCAATATGCTTGCGGACAGTGTAGACATGAACAACCCTATTTCTTTGGACGTTTCTTTATATCGGGAAGAATTTATCGCATATGTAAACGAGTTTTTTAAGGAAATCCATAAACGCGGCGCCTCGATGTATTATTCTTTTCCGCCGATGAACCGAGCCGCGGTGACCGAAAACAGTTTGGCGGGGATATCTGAATTTTACGACTTTGTGTGCGATCGTTTTGATTTTCCCGTGATCAGCGATATCGAAGATTATATTATGGATAAAGAATGGTTTTTCGATTCCAATTACCATCTGAACGACAGCGGCATGGCGGTGCGTACCGTTCAACTCGTAAACGACTTAAAAAATCAACTCGGCAATACGACCAAAACGGAATACGTATTACCCCAAAAGCCCGTAAAACCGCAGGAAGACATCGAGGGCGAGGGGGATAACAGTTGTGCGGAATATTTCACTTACCAACAAAACGGAAATTATTATGCCGTAACGGGACTTACCCCGGAGGGGGCGCAGAAGAAACATTTGATCGTTCCCTACCAAGTAAACGGATTGTATGTCAAATCTTTTTCGGCCTCGGTATTTTCAGGGAACGAAATCGTTGAAAGTATAACGATTCAGGGAAATATCCGTTCGGTGTCCGATAACAGTTTCAAAGGCTGCACGAATTTGAAAAAAATCGTATTGAAACATACCGAACCGTCGCAAATTACGGTCGGCTACGGGTTGCTGAACGGTACTTCTTCGGCGATATATGTTTCGGAATCGTCAGTGAGCGCATTTAAAAACAATTATTTTTGGGGGCACTATGCGGAAAATATCTACGGAACGGAATCATTCGGTTAA
- a CDS encoding glycoside hydrolase family 3 protein, with protein sequence MKKNLFNRVLWECLAVCMASLLVLITGIYEIALSQSAAINDALNISGSEIDYSDDPAYQYFKSDYKDKDYAELTEYFQSVAEQIEGEGIVLLKNENDALPLSEKEKVSCMLSGSNKFNYGSSGSSASNTASYKDLKQALTDVGLEVNQTMWNFYQTSSSRKKIGDTYLINETSYDAIPSAAKTSLEDYGTVIVTIARSSGEGSDISATRSDGEDGSYLSLSEEEISVLQGLTMLKNQGKIEKIVVLLNSSATVQLDFLSRNGIDVDACLWVGNVGSAGINAVAKVLTGKIVPSGKLSDTYAKDNFSSPAAMQLSYNSGKSFAQTYSNYSEMGLNSTQMYYGIYSEGIYVGYRYYETRYTDYVTGRSNTGDYRYSDDVAYPFGYGISYTEFAYSDFSVTENEDGKSYDVTVTVTNTGDTYSGKEAVQVYLQKPYSEYDIEHGVEKAAVELVGYAKTEELAPGESSEPVTINVKKELFKSYDANYAKTYIVDEGDYYLTVANGAHEAANNILAAQGKTPENTDQRMDAAGNSVLAGKIAVNAFDDKTYSVSSETGASITNQLDDADLNKYEGSNTKVTYVSRNDWQGTMPKASISLNVTAKMKEDLRSNKDIETDPEAEMPSYGANNGLTLAMLRGKDYDNALWQDLLDQMTFGEQSYLISNGQYATVMVESVCKPDTREADGPTGYGKSQGSLSFPSEGIWASSFNNELIEKVGDCLAEDALYHGLSGLYANAINIHRMPFGGRSHEYFSEDPYLTAIAAVYEIQGMQAKGIIANVKHYAFNDEEAARNGIGVWLNEQEAREIMLLPFEYALSSAEGMGDAAAVMSGFNRAGTDWVGADQELLDIMREEWGFDGYCITDMASSNGASYMTYQDGVTGGTDVFLGSGSQTALNDFRKNATYCLAMREASHRILYSVCNYSAAMNGIGPDTKVLAASWWWKDTLIAVISVSAVLAAGFGTMYAISLIKERKKKIDIE encoded by the coding sequence ATGAAGAAGAATTTGTTCAACAGGGTACTGTGGGAATGCCTCGCCGTATGTATGGCCAGCCTCCTCGTTTTAATCACGGGAATATATGAGATTGCCCTGAGCCAGAGTGCCGCGATCAACGACGCGCTGAATATTTCTGGTTCGGAAATTGATTATTCCGACGACCCTGCATATCAGTATTTCAAGAGCGATTATAAAGATAAGGATTACGCGGAGTTGACCGAATATTTTCAGAGCGTTGCAGAACAGATCGAAGGCGAAGGCATCGTTCTTTTGAAAAACGAAAACGACGCGTTGCCGCTCTCCGAAAAGGAAAAGGTCAGCTGTATGTTGTCCGGTTCCAACAAGTTTAACTACGGTTCATCGGGATCGTCCGCGTCGAATACGGCCTCTTATAAAGATTTGAAACAGGCGCTCACAGACGTCGGACTGGAAGTGAACCAGACTATGTGGAATTTCTATCAAACCTCTTCTTCGAGAAAGAAGATCGGGGATACTTATCTTATCAACGAAACATCGTACGACGCAATTCCTTCCGCGGCAAAAACCAGTCTTGAAGATTACGGCACGGTCATCGTAACGATCGCCCGCAGCAGCGGGGAAGGTTCGGATATTTCCGCCACGCGAAGCGACGGCGAGGACGGCAGTTATCTTTCTTTGAGCGAGGAAGAGATTTCAGTCCTGCAAGGGCTGACAATGTTGAAAAACCAGGGTAAAATCGAAAAGATCGTTGTTTTGCTCAATTCTTCGGCAACCGTTCAACTCGATTTTCTCAGCCGAAACGGGATCGATGTGGATGCCTGTCTTTGGGTCGGAAACGTCGGTTCGGCAGGTATCAATGCGGTTGCCAAAGTCTTGACGGGAAAGATCGTTCCGTCGGGCAAACTATCCGATACTTACGCGAAAGATAATTTTTCTTCGCCTGCGGCGATGCAACTTTCCTACAACAGCGGCAAATCTTTTGCGCAGACCTATTCGAATTACAGCGAGATGGGACTTAATTCGACCCAGATGTATTACGGCATATACAGCGAAGGTATTTACGTCGGATATCGGTATTATGAAACGAGATACACCGATTATGTTACGGGAAGGTCGAATACGGGCGATTACCGCTATTCCGACGACGTGGCGTATCCGTTCGGGTACGGAATATCATACACCGAATTTGCCTATTCCGATTTTTCCGTAACTGAAAACGAGGACGGAAAGAGTTATGACGTTACGGTGACGGTGACCAACACGGGCGATACATATTCCGGAAAAGAAGCCGTACAGGTCTACCTGCAAAAGCCCTATTCGGAATACGATATCGAACACGGAGTGGAGAAGGCAGCGGTCGAACTTGTCGGCTACGCGAAGACGGAGGAACTCGCGCCCGGAGAGAGCAGCGAACCCGTCACGATCAACGTGAAAAAGGAATTGTTCAAAAGTTATGACGCGAACTATGCCAAGACGTATATCGTGGACGAGGGCGATTATTATCTGACCGTTGCGAACGGAGCGCATGAGGCTGCGAATAATATTCTCGCAGCACAAGGGAAAACTCCCGAAAATACCGATCAGAGAATGGACGCTGCGGGAAATTCAGTTCTTGCGGGCAAGATCGCGGTCAATGCTTTTGACGATAAAACTTATTCCGTTTCCTCCGAAACGGGAGCGTCGATCACAAATCAACTCGATGACGCCGATCTGAATAAATACGAGGGCAGCAACACAAAAGTGACTTATGTATCCCGAAACGATTGGCAGGGCACTATGCCGAAAGCGAGTATATCCTTGAACGTTACCGCAAAAATGAAAGAGGATCTGCGCAGCAATAAAGATATCGAAACGGATCCCGAAGCGGAAATGCCCTCTTACGGAGCAAATAACGGCCTCACCTTAGCGATGCTTAGGGGCAAAGATTATGACAATGCGTTATGGCAAGATCTTTTGGATCAGATGACGTTTGGAGAACAGTCGTACCTGATCTCCAACGGGCAATACGCTACGGTCATGGTCGAATCCGTCTGCAAGCCGGATACGCGCGAGGCGGACGGACCCACCGGTTACGGTAAATCGCAGGGCAGTCTGTCGTTCCCCAGCGAGGGGATATGGGCCTCCTCTTTTAATAACGAACTGATTGAAAAAGTAGGCGACTGCCTTGCGGAAGACGCTCTGTATCACGGCTTGTCCGGCTTATATGCCAACGCCATCAATATTCACAGAATGCCGTTCGGCGGAAGATCGCATGAGTATTTTTCCGAAGACCCGTATCTTACCGCAATAGCGGCGGTGTATGAGATACAGGGAATGCAGGCAAAAGGAATCATCGCGAACGTCAAACATTATGCGTTTAACGACGAAGAGGCGGCAAGAAACGGTATCGGCGTCTGGCTGAACGAGCAGGAGGCTCGCGAGATCATGCTGCTTCCCTTTGAATATGCGCTATCCTCTGCGGAAGGCATGGGCGATGCTGCCGCTGTCATGAGCGGGTTCAACCGCGCGGGGACCGACTGGGTAGGCGCGGATCAAGAATTATTGGACATCATGCGCGAGGAATGGGGATTCGACGGTTACTGTATTACCGATATGGCGTCTTCCAACGGAGCGTCGTATATGACCTATCAGGACGGCGTGACGGGCGGAACAGACGTTTTCCTGGGAAGCGGTTCGCAAACAGCCTTGAACGACTTCCGGAAGAATGCGACATATTGTCTGGCAATGCGCGAGGCATCACACAGGATTCTGTATTCCGTTTGCAATTACAGCGCTGCTATGAACGGTATCGGTCCCGATACAAAAGTTTTGGCGGCAAGTTGGTGGTGGAAAGATACGCTCATAGCCGTAATCAGCGTCAGCGCGGTCCTTGCGGCCGGTTTCGGTACAATGTATGCGATCAGCCTTATAAAAGAGCGCAAAAAGAAAATAGATATCGAATAA
- a CDS encoding InlB B-repeat-containing protein — protein sequence MNRVLKGLISKTFLCALLAALLAMSFVACSGNDVKKYTVKFETNGGSDIASQQVEEGAFAVQPDDPTKTDYIFNGWYEDADLSKTFDFETQAITADTTIYAGWTSESEATSATATFYWNYEGAPDNGIYSSKIFVSGGRLTKPTNPTRSGYTFEAWYLDKEYSEKFVNNSVYSGNLSLYARWMKQYTFEAEDTQLTGLDPDTDLTANTEGNKKGVGFSSNFSGTGLIGNDSAASNGKAVHGLYYEGAYLDFEITSDKAEKGASLSLRISSEYRAVTLTQDSFQVMVNGTVLAYKTGDIEMDWGEDYMDGVWDSGSDHRYVTVVINNIDLKGGENLIRLYVNNANGRPDGTVAAMAPIVDCIYINSSSALKMTVYENK from the coding sequence ATGAACAGAGTATTGAAAGGCCTGATTAGTAAAACATTCTTATGTGCGTTGCTGGCGGCATTGCTCGCCATGAGTTTTGTTGCGTGCAGCGGCAACGATGTGAAAAAATACACGGTAAAATTCGAAACGAACGGCGGAAGCGATATTGCTTCGCAACAGGTCGAAGAGGGGGCGTTTGCTGTGCAGCCCGATGATCCGACCAAAACCGATTATATATTTAACGGTTGGTATGAAGATGCCGATTTGAGCAAAACTTTCGATTTCGAAACGCAAGCGATTACTGCAGATACGACTATATATGCAGGATGGACCTCCGAATCGGAAGCGACGTCCGCAACGGCCACATTCTACTGGAATTACGAAGGCGCTCCCGATAACGGAATCTATTCGTCCAAAATATTTGTGAGCGGAGGGCGGTTGACGAAACCGACCAATCCCACTCGCAGCGGATATACTTTCGAGGCATGGTATCTGGATAAGGAATATTCCGAAAAATTCGTAAACAACAGCGTATACAGCGGCAATCTCAGCCTGTATGCCCGCTGGATGAAACAATATACGTTCGAAGCGGAGGATACCCAACTTACCGGGCTGGATCCCGACACGGATCTGACCGCCAATACGGAAGGCAATAAAAAGGGCGTCGGTTTTTCCAGCAATTTCAGCGGGACCGGTCTGATCGGCAACGACAGCGCCGCCAGCAACGGAAAGGCAGTTCACGGTCTGTATTATGAAGGCGCTTATCTCGATTTTGAAATTACCTCGGATAAAGCGGAAAAGGGCGCTTCTCTTTCTCTGCGCATATCCTCCGAATACAGGGCTGTAACGCTCACCCAGGATTCTTTTCAGGTGATGGTGAACGGCACCGTTCTCGCATATAAAACCGGCGATATCGAAATGGATTGGGGCGAAGATTATATGGACGGCGTATGGGACAGCGGTTCTGATCATCGTTATGTTACAGTCGTCATCAACAATATTGATCTGAAGGGCGGCGAAAATTTGATCCGATTGTACGTCAACAACGCAAACGGCAGACCGGACGGCACTGTCGCCGCAATGGCCCCTATCGTAGACTGCATTTATATCAATAGTTCTTCGGCTTTGAAAATGACTGTTTATGAAAACAAATAA
- a CDS encoding glycoside hydrolase family 3 C-terminal domain-containing protein, with amino-acid sequence MAKISRVGKKRAFRAFACATMLALGLSCLSSPILSVGAEVMGAKGMTKYYADYDSLEETLSAAEQLTEDTAAEGDVLLKNQNKALPMRGNEWISVFGVSADSLIGAAPTGGQSTASAGGDKVADVLADAGFKVNPTLKNFYDNQSATIGQEEYAFNGKVTSSFSMYSDAAVVVLARTGGEGSDAKRVTSEEAGTNLLDEKDTASHVALAEKDGKTYKHYLMLTDSERALIKMVEEKFDKVVVVLNTSNAMEIEELRDDENIDAIINIDRPGEGGLAALGKILKGDINPSGGLVDEWYTDFTADPTWYNFGNNDQTGSKGAGSNTYMNEAGSSAGTTEGADGTTTDVISDTEGFHGIDYEEGIYLGYKYYETYYHDMYQIDADAAQQWWEENVTYAFGYGLSYTTFSFKSNGIYTDSALKNKLTAADQKTIASQLQSTYQKAAAVDTLYLPVTVTNTGSVAGKKTVQVYVSAPYETDSVVEKASVSLVGFAKTGILDPGESQTVVVSVNVQDMASWYSYYAQSDKVTKGAYIMESGEYTLRIMEDSHYDCSTVEKDGKYYVTDSEGVERAECYAEESFTLEQDIALEKDDYSGLQVSSLFTDGVNNNGEGMDKDTAVDESHFGNIRTKAMMKDQASGMTTMTRNASVSATDPSVVVKNDKNVASASIVNYTGVSVPTKPSEVKSTVNGFDLSFPKAPTAADLTFKDNVLDNWSYWDNYAVSSTYTGANDATKTYNKYYENDDDKGYVWSHTSVPTDWSQAKGTLGEYTNAGANGDKGAQKIKFYASSSSVNTIKFSDMAGADYNDEKWTEFLNQLTYDELCQVNTYCGYGTVNIDSVGKKVTVDRDGPNSINQEFQACAESLQAATWNTELAEKRGIIIGNIALITGFQGWYAPGADIHRSPFSGRNNEYFSQDGILGGYIGAALTQGVQSKGIICYAKHTLMNDQETDRGCLFTWCDEQAMRENYMKNFQMIFQEGGSQAGMTAYGRLAGKANTNNTNLSVELYQNEWGSHAYFVTDGYIGWNQRTNPDIMVRAGAQTILTTGNTEYLSGQTDPTTGEQPTGGFYKQGETLPDGKTAETEGVYIVQKGEDGKTYYEISYTQWYCVREMAHNVLYQVANSAGQFNGYGDLELDNGKLEATESLSVSNVSVSIESKLDKDSTVRYSLTGALPEGLTFDENTGTISGTPKESGTFNLTVNYVIDGWINKSATYVLTVDTAIQITAESSNFTEAAVGTEFYAEFTSDVYTSAEYNSITYSLKEGSSLPDGLTLNADGTITGSPEKAGTYTFTVVLTAKNEESGTNPAATPFAEGGDKGDGGKGDGGKGDGGNKDKTAETTFVIVVKGETTGGDTDITIEDLNDKISDLESTIKDLQNSLEGNTSSGCGSSVTGGAALVGAVVLLGATICMVVSRKKKN; translated from the coding sequence ATGGCAAAAATCAGCAGGGTCGGCAAGAAAAGGGCGTTTCGCGCGTTTGCTTGCGCTACAATGCTTGCCCTCGGTCTGTCGTGCCTTTCCTCGCCGATCTTGAGTGTCGGGGCGGAAGTTATGGGGGCTAAGGGCATGACCAAGTACTACGCGGATTATGATTCTTTGGAAGAAACTCTTTCGGCTGCCGAGCAGTTGACTGAGGATACCGCGGCGGAGGGCGATGTTCTGTTAAAGAATCAGAATAAAGCTCTTCCTATGCGCGGCAACGAATGGATCAGCGTTTTCGGCGTTAGTGCGGACAGCCTTATCGGCGCGGCTCCCACCGGCGGCCAGTCGACCGCATCGGCCGGCGGAGACAAGGTCGCGGATGTTTTGGCGGATGCGGGATTTAAGGTAAATCCGACGTTGAAAAATTTCTACGACAACCAAAGCGCCACTATAGGGCAGGAAGAATATGCTTTCAACGGAAAAGTAACGAGTTCGTTCAGTATGTATAGCGACGCGGCTGTCGTCGTGCTTGCGAGAACGGGCGGCGAAGGAAGCGATGCGAAGCGCGTCACGAGCGAGGAGGCCGGTACCAATCTTCTGGACGAAAAGGACACCGCGTCCCACGTAGCGCTTGCGGAGAAAGACGGCAAGACGTATAAGCATTATCTCATGCTTACCGACAGCGAGCGCGCGCTTATTAAAATGGTAGAGGAAAAATTTGATAAGGTGGTCGTCGTACTCAATACGTCCAATGCCATGGAAATAGAGGAATTGCGGGACGACGAGAATATCGATGCGATCATCAATATCGACAGACCCGGAGAAGGCGGGCTCGCAGCACTCGGTAAGATTTTAAAAGGCGACATCAATCCCTCCGGCGGACTGGTCGACGAATGGTATACCGACTTTACTGCGGATCCTACCTGGTACAACTTCGGTAACAACGATCAGACGGGGTCGAAGGGCGCAGGTTCGAATACATACATGAACGAAGCGGGTTCTTCGGCAGGAACCACTGAGGGCGCCGACGGCACGACAACCGACGTTATCAGCGATACCGAAGGATTCCACGGCATCGACTATGAAGAGGGTATTTATTTAGGTTATAAGTATTATGAAACTTATTACCATGATATGTATCAGATCGATGCGGACGCCGCGCAGCAGTGGTGGGAAGAAAACGTCACTTATGCGTTCGGCTACGGTTTAAGCTATACGACTTTTTCTTTTAAATCCAACGGAATTTACACCGATTCCGCGCTTAAAAATAAACTGACGGCGGCGGATCAAAAAACGATCGCCTCCCAGTTACAGTCGACCTATCAGAAGGCTGCGGCGGTCGACACGTTATATTTGCCCGTAACGGTAACGAACACGGGCAGCGTCGCGGGTAAAAAAACGGTGCAAGTCTATGTCAGCGCGCCTTACGAAACGGATAGCGTTGTCGAAAAAGCGTCTGTGTCCCTCGTGGGATTTGCAAAGACCGGCATTCTTGATCCCGGCGAATCGCAGACGGTCGTCGTCTCGGTAAACGTGCAGGATATGGCGTCGTGGTACTCCTATTATGCGCAGAGCGACAAAGTGACCAAAGGTGCTTACATAATGGAGAGCGGCGAATATACTCTCCGTATCATGGAAGACAGTCACTACGATTGCTCTACGGTTGAAAAAGACGGCAAATATTATGTTACGGACAGCGAAGGGGTCGAACGTGCAGAATGTTATGCGGAAGAGTCCTTCACGCTTGAACAGGATATTGCCCTCGAAAAGGACGATTATTCAGGCTTACAGGTTTCCAGTCTGTTTACGGACGGGGTAAACAACAACGGCGAGGGTATGGACAAAGATACCGCTGTGGATGAAAGCCATTTCGGCAATATCCGCACGAAAGCCATGATGAAGGACCAGGCGTCCGGCATGACGACCATGACGAGAAACGCAAGCGTTTCGGCTACCGATCCTTCCGTTGTCGTAAAGAACGACAAAAATGTTGCTTCCGCCTCGATAGTGAATTATACGGGAGTATCCGTTCCCACGAAACCTTCCGAAGTGAAATCCACAGTGAACGGGTTTGATCTTTCTTTCCCTAAGGCTCCCACGGCAGCCGATCTTACGTTTAAGGATAACGTGCTCGATAACTGGTCGTATTGGGATAACTATGCGGTCAGCAGTACTTATACAGGCGCAAACGATGCGACGAAGACGTACAACAAGTACTATGAGAATGACGATGATAAAGGCTATGTCTGGTCGCATACCTCTGTTCCCACGGATTGGTCGCAGGCGAAGGGCACCTTGGGCGAGTATACGAACGCGGGTGCGAACGGCGATAAAGGAGCGCAGAAAATTAAATTCTACGCATCTTCGTCTTCGGTCAATACGATCAAGTTTTCCGATATGGCGGGCGCGGACTATAACGACGAGAAATGGACGGAGTTCCTCAACCAACTCACCTACGATGAGTTGTGTCAGGTTAATACGTACTGCGGTTACGGTACGGTCAATATCGATAGCGTCGGAAAGAAAGTAACCGTCGACAGAGACGGCCCCAACAGCATCAATCAGGAATTTCAGGCATGCGCGGAAAGTTTGCAGGCCGCAACCTGGAACACCGAACTTGCGGAAAAACGCGGCATAATCATCGGCAATATCGCGCTCATCACGGGATTCCAGGGCTGGTATGCTCCGGGCGCGGATATTCATCGTTCTCCGTTCTCTGGGCGCAATAACGAATATTTCTCGCAGGACGGTATCCTCGGCGGGTATATCGGTGCCGCGCTCACGCAGGGCGTTCAGTCTAAGGGTATTATCTGCTATGCGAAACATACTCTCATGAACGATCAGGAAACGGATAGAGGCTGTCTGTTCACCTGGTGCGACGAGCAGGCGATGAGAGAAAATTACATGAAGAACTTCCAGATGATTTTCCAGGAAGGCGGATCTCAGGCAGGTATGACCGCTTACGGAAGATTGGCGGGGAAGGCGAACACCAATAACACGAATCTTTCGGTCGAATTATATCAGAACGAATGGGGCAGTCATGCTTATTTCGTAACTGACGGCTATATCGGCTGGAATCAGAGAACGAACCCCGATATTATGGTCAGAGCAGGCGCGCAGACCATTCTCACGACGGGGAACACCGAATATCTGTCCGGACAGACGGATCCGACGACGGGCGAACAGCCGACCGGCGGTTTCTATAAACAGGGCGAAACACTCCCGGACGGCAAAACGGCAGAGACGGAAGGCGTTTACATCGTGCAAAAGGGCGAAGACGGGAAAACGTATTACGAAATCTCCTATACGCAGTGGTATTGCGTGAGAGAAATGGCGCATAACGTGCTCTATCAGGTTGCAAACTCTGCAGGTCAGTTCAACGGCTACGGCGATCTGGAACTTGATAACGGTAAATTGGAGGCTACGGAAAGTCTCAGCGTGTCGAACGTAAGCGTTTCGATCGAAAGCAAACTTGATAAAGATTCCACTGTCAGATACAGTCTGACGGGAGCGCTTCCCGAAGGGCTCACGTTCGACGAAAACACGGGAACGATCAGTGGTACGCCGAAGGAATCGGGAACGTTTAATCTTACGGTAAATTATGTGATCGACGGGTGGATCAACAAGAGCGCGACTTACGTACTTACGGTAGATACCGCAATTCAGATCACGGCGGAAAGCAGCAACTTTACGGAGGCCGCCGTGGGAACAGAATTTTACGCGGAGTTTACTTCCGACGTTTATACGAGCGCGGAATACAATTCTATCACCTATTCTTTGAAGGAGGGAAGTTCTCTGCCCGATGGGCTCACGCTCAATGCGGACGGAACGATCACGGGATCGCCCGAAAAGGCTGGAACGTATACTTTCACCGTTGTGCTTACTGCGAAAAATGAGGAAAGCGGTACGAATCCTGCCGCAACACCGTTTGCCGAAGGCGGCGACAAAGGCGACGGCGGTAAAGGCGACGGTGGCAAAGGCGACGGCGGCAATAAGGATAAAACGGCAGAAACTACGTTTGTCATTGTTGTCAAAGGTGAAACGACGGGCGGTGATACGGACATCACGATCGAAGATCTGAATGACAAGATAAGCGATCTCGAATCCACCATCAAAGACCTGCAAAACTCGCTGGAAGGGAATACGAGCAGCGGTTGCGGTTCGTCCGTGACCGGCGGCGCGGCGCTTGTCGGCGCGGTCGTTCTCTTAGGCGCGACGATTTGTATGGTAGTATCCAGAAAAAAGAAAAATTAA